The following proteins are co-located in the Castor canadensis chromosome 5, mCasCan1.hap1v2, whole genome shotgun sequence genome:
- the LOC141423317 gene encoding uncharacterized protein isoform X3: MTSFVTCARISETRVLAAREPRSGGIDHIKRHWANPQPRCFWKFYQRTSKRTQSRAGQAVDESESSPIVEEPSMVMNLKAGILEKLVGHLAKFLKPKSQLCLEK; the protein is encoded by the exons ATGACCTCATTTGTCACCTGTGCCAGGATCTCAGAAACAAGG GTTCTGGCTGCAAGAGAGCCCAGAAGTGGAGGCATAGACCATATCAAGAGACACTGGGCCAACCCACAACCAAGATGCTTCTGGAAATTTTACCAAAGGACTTCAAAGAGGACAcagagcagggcagggcaggcagtG GATGAAAGTGAGTCATCCCCCATTGTGGAGGAACCCAGCATGGTTATGAACCTCAAGGCAGGCATACTGGAGAAGCTGGTAGGCCACCTG GCCAAGTTTCTTAAGCCAAAATCTCAACTCTGCTTGGAAAAATGA